Proteins encoded together in one Lagopus muta isolate bLagMut1 chromosome 3, bLagMut1 primary, whole genome shotgun sequence window:
- the LOC125690418 gene encoding carbonic anhydrase 2 isoform X2: MLQGGALDGIYRLVQFHIHWGSCEGQGSEHTVDGVKYDAELHIVHWNVKYGKFAEAVKHPDGLAVVGILMKVGNAKPEIQKVVDALNSIQTKGKQASFTNFDPTGLLPACRDYWTYPGSLTTPPLNECVIWHVLKEPITVSSEQMCKLRGLCFSAENEPVCRMVDNWRPCQPLKSREVRASFQ, from the exons A tgctgcaaggAGGAGCACTGGATGGAATCTACAGGTTGGTGCAGTTTCACATTCACTGGGGATCCTGTGAGGGccagggctctgagcacactGTGGATGGCGTGAAGTATGATGCTGAG CTTCATATTGTTCACTGGAATGTAAAATATGGCAAATTTGCTGAAGCTGTGAAGCATCCTGATGGTTTGGCTGTGGTAGGCATCTTGATGAAG GTAGGGAATGCCAAAcctgaaatacagaaagttgTTGATGCTCTGAACTCCATTCAAACCAAG GGGAAACAAGCTTCTTTCACAAACTTTGACCCTACTGGACTGCTGCCTGCATGCAGAGACTATTGGACATACCCTGGCTCCCTGACCACTCCACCACTGAATGAATGTGTGATCTGGCATGTTCTGAAAGAACCCATCACTGTCAGCTCTGAGCAG ATGTGCAAACTCCGTGGCCTTTGCTTCAGTGCTGAGAATGAGCCGGTGTGCCGCATGGTGGACAACTGGCGCCCATGCCAGCCTCTGAAGAGCAGGGAAGTCAGAGCTTCCTTCCAGTAA
- the LOC125690418 gene encoding carbonic anhydrase 2 isoform X1: protein MSHHWGYDSHNGPAHWHEHFPIANGERQSPIDISSKAARYDPALKPLSFSYDAGTAKAIVNNGHSFNVEFDDSSDKSVLQGGALDGIYRLVQFHIHWGSCEGQGSEHTVDGVKYDAELHIVHWNVKYGKFAEAVKHPDGLAVVGILMKVGNAKPEIQKVVDALNSIQTKGKQASFTNFDPTGLLPACRDYWTYPGSLTTPPLNECVIWHVLKEPITVSSEQMCKLRGLCFSAENEPVCRMVDNWRPCQPLKSREVRASFQ, encoded by the exons ATGTCCCATCACTGGGGGTACGACAGCCACAACG GACCCGCGCACTGGCACGAGCACTTTCCCATCGCCAATGGGGAGCGCCAGTCGCCCATCGACATCAGCAGCAAGGCCGCCCGCTACGACCCAGCGCTGAAGCCCCTCAGCTTCAGCTACGATGCCGGCACGGCCAAAGCCATCGTCAACAACGGGCACTCCTTCAACGTAGAGTTCGACGACTCCTCTGACAAGTCAG tgctgcaaggAGGAGCACTGGATGGAATCTACAGGTTGGTGCAGTTTCACATTCACTGGGGATCCTGTGAGGGccagggctctgagcacactGTGGATGGCGTGAAGTATGATGCTGAG CTTCATATTGTTCACTGGAATGTAAAATATGGCAAATTTGCTGAAGCTGTGAAGCATCCTGATGGTTTGGCTGTGGTAGGCATCTTGATGAAG GTAGGGAATGCCAAAcctgaaatacagaaagttgTTGATGCTCTGAACTCCATTCAAACCAAG GGGAAACAAGCTTCTTTCACAAACTTTGACCCTACTGGACTGCTGCCTGCATGCAGAGACTATTGGACATACCCTGGCTCCCTGACCACTCCACCACTGAATGAATGTGTGATCTGGCATGTTCTGAAAGAACCCATCACTGTCAGCTCTGAGCAG ATGTGCAAACTCCGTGGCCTTTGCTTCAGTGCTGAGAATGAGCCGGTGTGCCGCATGGTGGACAACTGGCGCCCATGCCAGCCTCTGAAGAGCAGGGAAGTCAGAGCTTCCTTCCAGTAA